DNA sequence from the Candida dubliniensis CD36 chromosome 5, complete sequence genome:
AAcgatttatttattttggtACTTTATTGGcgatattattatatggaagttcatttttaattacAACTATTGAGAATTTCAcattaaaatttgaatctcagtcaatatcatcaatagaTAATTTCAAAGGTGAAAGACCAGATTATGCCAGTCCGTCACTGAAATCAACCGATTTCAAAGGCAAAATCCCATTATCGAAAGAAGTTTATGATAAACATATTTTGTCTCCTAAATTGCATTCAATACAATGGATTAGAGCTCCAGAATCTATACATAATGATAGAGGTACTTATGTCATCAAAGAAGATAAACATGATAAAGGGTTTAGAGTTGTGGTGAAATCTATTGCTGATGAAGAATATGAAAAGGAATTAATTGGTAATAGTACATTCAAATATAAGGGACAAGAACATGAAATTATAGACTATTTTGCTTCACCCGATTTACAAAAAGTCATTTTAAAAACTGACGTTACTAGTCTTTGGAGATATTCTTCAATAGCTCAATATTGGGTATTGGATATTAACAATGGGGATATCAAACCAGTATTTAATGAGGTTGATAAGATTTCTACTGCATCTTGGTCTCCTGATTCTTTGAAGATTGCCTTTATTTATGAAAATAACTTATATTACAAATCTTTACAACTGaatgaaataattcaaattactTTTGATGGTTCAACAGAAATCTTTAATGGGAAACCAGATTGGGTATATGAGGAGGAAGTTTATGGGTCAGACCATGTATTTTGGTGGTCTCCTGAATCTGATAAAGTGGCTTTTTTGAGATCCAATAACACTCAAGTGCCTGAATTTATAATTCCATTTTATGCTCAATCGACTCATCAAGATTATCCCGAGATtgtcaaaatcaaatatccTAAAGCTGGTTATCCTAATCctattgttgatatattAACTTATGATTTAAACACCAAAAATTTACATAAacataatttgaaatcagaaaaaatcaatttagaaAATAGATTAATTACTGAAGTGGTATGGATTGCTGATTCATTAAAAGTGAAAACTTCAAATCGTCACAGTGATTTATTGGAGATTTTCCTTGTTGACAAACATGAAAAAGTTAAATTGATAAGAACTTTAACTGCTTCTGACTCATGGTTTGAAGCTActtcatcaacattttATATTCCTGCTAATGAAACTTTAGGTAGAAAATATGATGGATATTtagatattgttgttgaaaatggATACAATCATTTAGGTTATTTTTCACCACCAGATAATTCTCaatatgaattattaaCTAAAGGTAATTGGGAAGTAACTGGTGGTGTTGCCTTTGATTTCACTTCTAATACAGTATATTTCACAAGTACAGTTAAATCACCAGTTGAAAGACATATACAtgcaattaatttattggatAGATCAGATGATGGGTTACCTTATATCAAAGATATAACCACTAAAGAAGGTTGGTATGATTCGTCATTTTCATCAGGAGCaagatttttatttttatctGAATTGGGACCAGGAATTCCTACTCAAAGagttaatgatttgaaattgcaCAAGAATGTTAAAACCATTGAAGATAATTcagaattaattgaaacatTGAGGAATTATGTGATTCCAGAAGTTAAATATTCTCAAGTAGAACTTAATGATGAAACTGGAGGTCAACCATTTTTAGTCACTGCTATGGAAACATTACCAttaaattttgataaaaagaagaaataccCAGTGttgttttatatttatgGTGGACCAGGATCACAAACCGTGACGAAAAAATGGGCTATTTCATTCAGTTCTTTAATAGCAGCTGAATTAGATGCTATAGTTGTTACAATTGATGGAAGAGGTACtggtttcaacaatttgaattataaattaggatctaaatttaaatttattgtcAGAGATAGATTAGGTCAATATGAACCAATTGATGTTATAAGTGCAGCTAATAAATGGGCAGAAAAATCATATGTTGATCATGAAAGAATAGCAATATGGGGTTGGTCATATGGTGGATTTTTAACTTTGAAAACTTTAGAAactgatattgataatccaatttttaattatgcTGTAGCAATTGCCCCCGTCACAAGATGGAGATTATATGATTCCATATATACTGAAAGATATTTGAATACTCCTCAAGAAAATCCTAAAGGATATGAAATTGGATCTATTCATAATGTTAGTAATTTTAAACAtgttaaaaaatttttcattggtCATGGTAgtggtgatgataatgTTCATGTTCAAAATTCATTACAATTATTGGATGAATTTAATCTTGCtaaagttgaaaattttgaatttatgaTATTTCCTGATAGTAATCATGGAATGAATTATCATAATGGATTTACTGTTGTATATGATAGAATAttagattttttcaaaagagCATTTGATTGGGAATTTGTGTAAcgttggtttttttttttttcttctttttcttcttcttctttcaagGTTTATATGTATTATTAGAAagtatatattatatattagttattaatttaatttaatttaatttaatttaatttaactTGATGGTGGAGGGGTGGAGTTATGTGATAATGTTTTCTTAACTTAGGACAAATTGTTTAACGACATtacaattttgaaatactGGATCTAATAAAACATTACTAAGAAACCATTGAAGtccttttcttctttcttctaaCCAATTTTTCGACATTAATAATCGATCAAGACTTAAATTATCTTTTGGTGGTAATGATGgaacattattattattattattattattattgatggtATTAgggaaaatttttaataaatcttgtcgtagttgataaatttcattataacgtttatataaaataattgatgaatgatctaaatcatttataGTGATTTTTATTTGCCAAGTCATATAACTTTTCCCAAATTCACcagaaattaaatgatattcTCCAACAATTACATTAGTTATatgatttaaatgattatgttgatgttgttctAATGATTCTCCATTATGTAATTCTATTGGGATTGGTAATACTTTATTAAGTTGTGATATAGAATCAGATTTATTTCTATTGGGTGTAATGTTATTCATAGTAAtctgatgataataataatggtgatgttgatgttgatgttgtgtATTTGGCgatattttatttctctctctcttcGCCTGTCTCTTCCcccttttttgtttttctttgttcttcttcttcttctttgttcTTCTTGCTGAAAgtcaaaattatcaacaaactTCTGtacaaaattaattaatcaactTCTAAATAAGAGTTTATCTACCTACCCCTTTAAATCATGgatataattaaaaataaatattcattttGGAAACGATTATTACATAAATGGCAATCACGTAAAGATATTCCATTCcgtaaaaaattttttgtgGGTTATGATTTATATGGTAATACATATTGGGAATTTACTATTGATGGGAATATGTCAAGATTACGACGGAAATTACAACCATTTCgtaaagaattatttgaagttgattattttaaaaCTATTCCACCTCAATGGTTACAATGGTTAAGAAGAACTCGTGATCATCCACCAagtttaaatgaattaattaaagatCAATTaagacaagaaaaaattaaaattttagctcaaaaagttgatgaaaattggaaattagaaaaattaaGATTagaaaatcaacaacaattaaaattatcaaatgaattaaataaagtgaaattagaaaatgaaaaatttattgaaaaacaaaaagcaATGGggaataaatcaattgaaaatccTTGGAAACAAGttgaacaagaattgaaaaatgaaaatccTATTGAATCAGCAATTATAAAACCAAGATCATAGAAATTAAGATACGGAAATGTTGGgatttttaattcttgtaTATATTATGTATAGTTGGGGAGGGAGGGAGGGAAGAAGGGAAGGGTtagaaatatatatatatttattcttcaattaattaattttggGCTTCTGGTGTAGGTGATGATGGTGAGGaggaacaagaagaagaagaagaagatgaagatgatgatgatgctgATATCAATGAGGATGTGGaagtattattttgatttaacaGTGTCATActaaatttcttttcaatcatcttcattaatttatcaCTATATTTTTCTAACAATTCTTTATCttgattttcttcatcaatattgaTAGTGTTAAGCTTAGCCTTAGGATTAGCCTTAAGATTAGgattactattattaacTAAAGAAAGTATCAGttgtaatttttgttttataatttgtttttcattttcattacaTTTAGATATTACATTGGCAACATCATCTAATTTCCCCATAGTATTATCTAATAAagttttatttctttcttgtttcttCAAAATTGGACGAGATGAAGGTGTTggtgatgaatttgatatattattggttgtttttgttgttgttgttgttgttggtggtggtggtggtttaACTTTATTGGTTTCAACTCTTGATGGTGAAGTTGTTCGTTTTGGGAAGGTGGTATTAATAACAGGAGTTTTTAATGGTGATTGTAATTTCGAAAAATTCAGATTCAGAGTTCGAACTGATAATTTAACTGGAGCagaattaattattgatgatgaattagatCTATTAGGACTAGTTGAACGAGATGTATAACTAATATGACCACCATTTTGTTTAGCTTCTAATCTTTTCAAAGTTGCTGCTGTGAGTTTAGGTATAGGGCTATTgattgctgttgttgttaccAGGTTAGTCTTTGTAGGAGTGATTTGTCCTTCTTTCTCTATTGGTTTGATTGGAATTGTAGGTAAGATTTTTCTGGTAACTTTAGTATATAATGGAGCTGAACTTGAACCTGAACCTGAACCTGAACCTGAAATTTGCTTTTCATAAATTTctttaccattattatcttgagaaataattgatccagcagatgaaattgatgttgatgatttcaaattttcaattacttcccaacaaaataaacatgcatcattaccaatagaaattatttcatgatcattaaataaatataattccAATACTGATTCCAGATGTCCCCATGCCACTCCAACTTCTTTACCATTATGATAATTGAAAGCTcttaatgatttatcatttgaccaaacaattattaaattacgatatttaataaatgattcCACTAAAATagtttcattaattttatcattaattaattttaatgttctttttaattcaaaattattaccaatatcaaatattaaaatcGATTTATCATTAGTTGATACCactaaatcattatcaaatattttcatACATAATGGAGTTGATTTTAAAgtgattattttttcttgatataATCgtaaattattttcttcttcttctgcttgtttattaattaCCAAATTATGAATAGATATGGTTCTATCCAGAGAACAAACATAAATTTTATCTTGAAAATGGAtaatttgtaataaattCCCATTATGAATCGGTAATGTTTGTAATAAATCCCAATTGGTTTTATTAATAGGACTAGtaaaaatttgaatcattCTATCTCGAGATATACTACAAACTATTTGATAGTTTGCAAAAGTGAAATatataatttcattaattgttgaagaatGAGCTTTCACTTgatataatattttataatcataatcatagacgttattattattattattattattattattattattattattattattattattattattattattattattattattattattgttattattactcTCCAATAATTCTAAAATTGTTAATGTACCATATTTATcaccaataaataatgagtttttgtcatttttttcaatggcAGTTACATTATTAGAAACTGGAATAATATCCATATCAATGacattaaatttaattatatcTTGTAATTCActtgaatcaataaattttttaatcatTCCATTATGAGAAAATGCTAAAAATTCTTTCAGATAAGTATATTTTATTCCAgcaaaatttttcaataaagaaCTTGTCaaaactttattattagtactACTATTAgtactactattactatcatcattatttttgttgataaatttgatttcttcttgattaGTTAAAAATACAAGATGAGTTTTCGAAAAATcataaatttgaataattggTCTTGaaataatagtagtatCATCTTTAGCAGtaaatgttgttgtaatcagttttttcaaattcaatggGATAGTTatactattgttgttgttgttattattattattactattgaTGGGgattaattcattaaacgataaagatttaataatatattcatTGCCAGTACtaaaccaaattttttcatgATGATAATCTACtacaattgaa
Encoded proteins:
- a CDS encoding dipeptidyl aminopeptidase, putative (Similar to S. cerevisiae DAP2), with translation MTSIIRYDYFKESGRGNENMPSRTILSYKRFIYFGTLLAILLYGSSFLITTIENFTLKFESQSISSIDNFKGERPDYASPSSKSTDFKGKIPLSKEVYDKHILSPKLHSIQWIRAPESIHNDRGTYVIKEDKHDKGFRVVVKSIADEEYEKELIGNSTFKYKGQEHEIIDYFASPDLQKVILKTDVTSLWRYSSIAQYWVLDINNGDIKPVFNEVDKISTASWSPDSLKIAFIYENNLYYKSLQSNEIIQITFDGSTEIFNGKPDWVYEEEVYGSDHVFWWSPESDKVAFLRSNNTQVPEFIIPFYAQSTHQDYPEIVKIKYPKAGYPNPIVDILTYDLNTKNLHKHNLKSEKINLENRLITEVVWIADSLKVKTSNRHSDLLEIFLVDKHEKVKLIRTLTASDSWFEATSSTFYIPANETLGRKYDGYLDIVVENGYNHLGYFSPPDNSQYELLTKGNWEVTGGVAFDFTSNTVYFTSTVKSPVERHIHAINLLDRSDDGLPYIKDITTKEGWYDSSFSSGARFLFLSELGPGIPTQRVNDLKLHKNVKTIEDNSELIETLRNYVIPEVKYSQVELNDETGGQPFLVTAMETLPLNFDKKKKYPVLFYIYGGPGSQTVTKKWAISFSSLIAAELDAIVVTIDGRGTGFNNLNYKLGSKFKFIVRDRLGQYEPIDVISAANKWAEKSYVDHERIAIWGWSYGGFLTLKTLETDIDNPIFNYAVAIAPVTRWRLYDSIYTERYLNTPQENPKGYEIGSIHNVSNFKHVKKFFIGHGSGDDNVHVQNSLQLLDEFNLAKVENFEFMIFPDSNHGMNYHNGFTVVYDRILDFFKRAFDWEFV
- a CDS encoding endosomal protein, putative (Similar to S. cerevisiae YPT35;~In S. cerevisiae: binds to both phosphatidylinositol-3-phosphate (PtdIns(3)P) and proteins involved in ER-Golgi or vesicular transport), which encodes MNNITPNRNKSDSISQLNKVLPIPIELHNGESLEQHQHNHLNHITNVIVGEYHLISGEFGKSYMTWQIKITINDLDHSSIILYKRYNEIYQLRQDLLKIFPNTINNNNNNNNNVPSLPPKDNLSLDRLLMSKNWLEERRKGLQWFLSNVLLDPVFQNCNVVKQFVLS